The following proteins are co-located in the Pontiella desulfatans genome:
- a CDS encoding esterase/lipase family protein: protein MCLKSLFTTTACSVALFAQAIPEPTYTVAITSAPPYSASGELFILKADTNSAALNNPVLVVEGFDIGNSMNWPELYGLLNEENLVADLQSFGRDLAVLNFGDSTADILGNMALNATAIDYVNANRADAADKFVAVGASLGGLTLRKALVDAPNHDVDTWISFDAPHEGANIPLGLQEYLEFFGPQDDAAAEMLAALDSPAARQMLLLHHSHPDGLAGGSLPERPDFVATMAAAGYPTNCKTIAICNGSGFGETYPFNAGERIIHWTDSGGLFDPSIVSDVYSLPAAPATVFSGKITLLFITVDSATVEAYHPLSFDNAPGGARSTFLDLFANLPTSGDDYCTQTNHCFIPTVSALGIPIENIASNLDAHAELLALSPFDEIHYAVTNEPHVQINPRNKRWLMRAVLEDIDTDGDGYDDYEEYLLGTNPASPDSTLNIVAVIEVALVEGSASLAWNAFPNTRYEVWYSPELGEPWQPLETLPPTSDPAILREYAVDGSEASGFFKISANPVDPVDD from the coding sequence ATGTGCTTGAAAAGCCTCTTCACGACGACCGCATGTTCAGTGGCACTATTCGCCCAGGCGATTCCCGAACCGACCTACACGGTGGCCATCACCTCCGCACCACCCTATTCGGCCTCCGGCGAATTGTTCATCCTCAAAGCCGACACCAACTCGGCGGCCTTGAACAATCCGGTTTTGGTGGTGGAGGGTTTCGATATCGGCAACAGCATGAACTGGCCGGAGCTGTATGGACTGCTGAACGAAGAAAACCTCGTGGCCGACCTGCAATCCTTCGGACGCGACCTGGCGGTGCTCAACTTTGGCGACTCGACGGCGGACATTCTGGGCAACATGGCCCTGAACGCAACCGCCATCGACTACGTCAACGCCAACCGCGCCGACGCGGCGGACAAGTTTGTGGCCGTCGGCGCCAGCCTCGGCGGGTTGACCCTGCGCAAGGCGCTGGTCGATGCGCCGAACCACGACGTGGATACCTGGATCAGCTTCGACGCCCCGCACGAGGGGGCGAACATTCCACTCGGCTTGCAGGAATACCTGGAGTTTTTCGGCCCGCAAGACGATGCCGCCGCCGAAATGCTGGCGGCGCTCGACAGCCCCGCCGCCCGCCAGATGCTGCTGTTGCACCACAGCCACCCGGATGGGTTGGCGGGCGGAAGCCTGCCGGAACGCCCGGATTTCGTGGCCACGATGGCCGCCGCCGGCTATCCGACCAACTGCAAAACGATTGCCATCTGCAACGGTTCCGGATTCGGGGAAACGTATCCGTTCAACGCGGGCGAGCGCATCATCCACTGGACGGATTCCGGCGGGTTGTTCGATCCCTCCATTGTTTCCGACGTTTATTCGTTGCCTGCTGCTCCGGCAACGGTGTTCTCGGGCAAGATCACGCTCCTCTTCATCACCGTGGATTCCGCCACGGTCGAGGCCTACCATCCGCTCTCGTTCGACAACGCGCCGGGCGGGGCCCGCTCCACCTTTCTCGACCTCTTCGCAAACCTCCCCACCAGCGGCGACGACTATTGCACCCAAACCAACCACTGCTTCATCCCGACGGTCAGCGCGCTGGGCATACCCATCGAAAACATTGCCTCCAACCTCGATGCCCATGCGGAGCTGCTGGCGCTTAGCCCGTTCGACGAAATCCACTATGCCGTCACCAACGAGCCGCATGTGCAGATCAATCCGCGAAACAAGCGCTGGCTCATGCGCGCCGTACTTGAGGACATCGATACCGACGGCGATGGCTACGACGACTACGAGGAATATTTGCTGGGAACCAACCCTGCCTCGCCGGACAGCACGCTGAACATTGTGGCGGTCATCGAGGTGGCGCTGGTGGAAGGCTCCGCATCGTTGGCGTGGAACGCCTTCCCGAACACCCGATACGAAGTGTGGTACTCGCCCGAACTGGGCGAGCCGTGGCAGCCGCTCGAAACCCTTCCGCCGACCTCCGATCCCGCCATCCTCCGGGAATACGCGGTTGATGGTTCGGAAGCCTCGGGCTTCTTCAAGATCAGTGCCAACCCCGTGGATCCGGTGGATGATTAA